A single window of Archangium gephyra DNA harbors:
- the lnt gene encoding apolipoprotein N-acyltransferase yields MSAMGVRAKRLALLLLGVAGTAGLLWLFGSQEPLWVSAGWVSLVPWLWVLDRATSRRETVLAGVAMGCAFNAALFGWFPGSLQSYSGAPLAVCWLAFLVLSPFMELQFITFALTRYHLRRTTEQSPRAFWRVTLTGALVYVGTEWVSPKLFAVTLGQGFIASESLRQGADIAGTHGLTLVLVIVNACVLEAGRVLMAHGVREGSRRALAPAAAVAALVLVCFGYGQFRYRQVATLEAPRQQLSVGVVQANITKYEKLAAEMGMYDVVRMILDTHYRLSAELLQNRKLDLLIWPETVYPTTFGTPKSDAGAEFDAEIREFVSRGQVPLLFGTYDLEQEREYNAAMFLGPGRNGALERSAYRKTMLFPLTEWVPELLDSQWLREWLPWTGYWKRGPGPQTMALQLGGGRAITVAPLICYESIFPGYVAEEARRGAELIITLSNDSWFSGTPALKQHLMHAAFRSIETRLPQVRVTNSGISALISPTGEVLAEVPDDHRASLAMTVPLSPRVPTLMVAWGDWLGPTALVLSGVLLLAPWVLARRKARQAVSS; encoded by the coding sequence ATGAGCGCGATGGGGGTCCGCGCGAAGCGCCTGGCGCTCCTGCTGCTCGGCGTGGCGGGCACCGCGGGCCTGCTGTGGTTGTTCGGCAGCCAGGAGCCCCTCTGGGTCTCGGCCGGCTGGGTGTCGCTCGTCCCCTGGTTGTGGGTGCTGGACCGGGCCACCTCCCGGCGTGAGACGGTGCTCGCGGGCGTGGCCATGGGTTGCGCCTTCAACGCCGCGCTCTTCGGGTGGTTCCCCGGCTCGCTGCAGAGCTACTCCGGGGCGCCCCTGGCGGTGTGCTGGCTCGCCTTCCTGGTGCTGTCGCCCTTCATGGAGTTGCAGTTCATCACCTTCGCGCTGACCCGCTACCACCTGCGGCGCACCACCGAGCAGAGCCCTCGGGCCTTCTGGCGCGTCACGCTCACGGGCGCGCTCGTGTACGTGGGCACCGAATGGGTGAGCCCCAAGCTCTTCGCCGTGACGCTCGGGCAGGGCTTCATCGCCTCCGAGTCCCTGCGCCAGGGCGCCGACATCGCCGGGACGCATGGGCTCACGCTCGTGCTCGTCATCGTCAACGCGTGCGTGCTCGAGGCCGGCAGGGTCCTCATGGCCCACGGTGTGCGCGAGGGCTCGCGGCGCGCACTGGCTCCGGCTGCCGCGGTGGCGGCGCTCGTGCTGGTGTGCTTCGGGTACGGCCAGTTCCGCTACCGGCAGGTGGCCACGCTCGAAGCGCCCAGGCAGCAGCTCTCGGTGGGCGTCGTCCAGGCCAACATCACGAAGTACGAGAAGCTCGCGGCGGAGATGGGCATGTACGACGTGGTCCGGATGATCCTGGACACGCACTACCGGCTCTCGGCCGAGCTGCTCCAGAACCGGAAGCTGGATCTGCTCATCTGGCCCGAGACGGTGTACCCGACGACCTTCGGCACGCCCAAGAGCGATGCGGGCGCCGAGTTCGACGCGGAGATCCGCGAGTTCGTCTCGCGTGGCCAGGTGCCCCTGCTCTTCGGCACGTACGACCTGGAGCAGGAGCGTGAGTACAACGCCGCCATGTTCCTGGGTCCGGGACGCAACGGGGCGCTGGAGCGCTCGGCCTACCGCAAGACGATGCTCTTCCCGCTGACGGAGTGGGTCCCCGAGCTGCTCGACTCGCAGTGGCTGCGCGAGTGGCTGCCCTGGACGGGCTACTGGAAGCGGGGGCCCGGTCCCCAGACGATGGCGCTCCAGCTCGGCGGAGGCCGGGCGATCACCGTCGCGCCCCTCATCTGCTACGAGTCCATCTTCCCCGGCTACGTCGCCGAGGAGGCGCGCCGGGGAGCCGAGCTCATCATCACGCTGTCCAACGACTCGTGGTTCTCGGGGACTCCAGCGCTCAAGCAGCACCTCATGCACGCGGCGTTTCGCAGCATCGAGACGCGGCTGCCGCAGGTGCGCGTCACCAACTCGGGCATCTCCGCCCTCATCAGCCCCACGGGCGAGGTGCTCGCCGAGGTGCCGGACGATCACCGCGCGAGTCTGGCCATGACGGTCCCCCTGTCTCCCCGCGTGCCCACGCTGATGGTGGCCTGGGGGGACTGGCTGGGCCCCACCGCCCTGGTGCTGAGCGGGGTGCTGCTCCTCGCGCCGTGGGTCCTGGCGCGGCGCAAGGCCCGGCAGGCCGTGTCTTCCTGA